One region of Gorilla gorilla gorilla isolate KB3781 chromosome 13, NHGRI_mGorGor1-v2.1_pri, whole genome shotgun sequence genomic DNA includes:
- the LOC101137485 gene encoding interferon omega-1: MALLFPLLAALVMTSYSPVGSLGCDLPQNHGLLSRNTLVLLHQMRRISPFLCLKDRRDFRFPQEMVKGSQLQKAQVMSVLHEMLQQIFSLFHTERSSAAWNMTLLDQLHTGLHQQLQHLETCLLQVMGEGESAGTIRSPALTLRRYFQGIRVYLKEKKYSDCAWEVVRMEIMKSLFLSTNMQERLRSKDRDLGSS, from the coding sequence ATGGCCCTCCTGTTCCCTCTACTGGCAGCCCTAGTGATGACCAGCTATAGCCCTGTTGGATCTCTgggctgtgatctgcctcagaacCATGGCCTACTTAGCAGGAACACCTTGGTGCTTCTGCACCAAATGAGGAGAATCTCCCCTTTCTTGTGTCTCAAGGACAGAAGAGACTTCAGGTTCCCCCAGGAGATGGTAAAAGGGAGCCAGTTGCAGAAGGCCCAGGTCATGTCTGTCCTCCATGAGATGCTGCAGCAGATCTTCAGCCTCTTCCACACAGAGCGCTCCTCTGCTGCCTGGAACATGACCCTCCTAGACCAACTCCACACTGGACTTCATCAGCAACTGCAACACCTGGAGACCTGCTTGCTGCAGGTAATGGGAGAAGGAGAATCTGCTGGGACAATTAGGAGCCCTGCACTGACCTTGAGGAGGTACTTCCAGGGAATCCGTGTCTACCTGAAGGAGAAGAAATACAGCGACTGTGCCTGGGAAGTTGTCAGAATGGAAATCATGAAATCCTTGTTCTTATCAACAAACATGCAAGAAAGACTGAGAAGTAAAGATAGAGACCTGGGCTCATCTTGA